CCACCGCGCCCATATTCTCGTTTAGATAGGTCATTTTATCCATTCCGGGAATAGGAACGATAAAGGGTTTTTGGGCTAATAGCCAGGCCAACGCCAGTTGCACCGTGCTGATCTCTTTCTCTTGGGCGATGGTAGTAAGCATCTCGATCAGGGGCATGTTCGCCCGGATTGCGTCGGGCGTGAATCGTGGAAACGTAGCCCGTAAATCGGTCTCGCTGTCGAATTTGGTGTCGGGCGTGATTTTGCCCGTTAAGAATCCGGTGCCCAGCGGCGCCCACGGCACGAAACCGATGCCCAGTTCTTCGCAGGTGGGAATCACGTTCTTCTCGGGTTCCCGTGCCCAAAGTGAATATTGGTTTTGTACGGCTGCCACCGGTGTAATGGCGTGGGCGGTCCGAATAGACGTTGCGCCCGCTTCAGAAAGGCCAAGGTGTTTTACCTTCCCTTCCTGAATGAGGTCTTTCACCGTACCGGCCACATCTTCCATCGGCACATTAGGGTCAACACGATGTTGGTAAAGGATATCGATTACATCCGTATTCAGTCGCTTTAGCGATTGTTCGACAACCCTACGGATCGTCTCTGGCCGGCTGTCCGTCCCCGTTACCTGCCCGTTTTCGTGGGCAAAACCGAACTTAGTCGCTACCACCACCTCTTTTCTAAAAGGGGCGATGGCCTCGCCTACCAGGATTTCATTTGTAAAGGGGCCATACAATTCAGCGGTATCGAAGAAGGTTACGCCTTTTTCATATGCCGCCCTGATGAGGTTGATTCCGGTTTGTTTGTCGGTCGCCGGACCTGTTCCAAAACTCAGGTTCATACAACCTAATCCGATAGCCGATACTTCTAATCCGCTAGCGCCCAATTTTCTCGTTTTCATGTTTTTTCATTAAATGACAGGACAAAATTCAACAAGATCAGAGGATGCCCTTGTATACGGATTACCTAAATAATTACCATTATTACCGATTGGCTTACTGAATTGCGCATCAGTCGTTTAAATGCCATATTTTCGTTGTGCAATTACACATCCTATGAATTTCATCCACTTCAAAACGATAGCCGATTACGACCAATTCAATAACAACGAAACGCTCCATCCGTTGGTAAGTATCGTTGATTTATCCAAAGCCCACCCCAGGCGACAGTATAAGATGGCGTTTAATGTCTATTGCATTGTACTGAAACAGGTCAACTGTGGCGATGTCAAATACGGAAACAGTCATTATGATTATCAGGAAGGTACTTTGGTGTTTTTTAGTCCGGGCCAGGTGGTGGAAGTCCTGAACAACGACTACTATCAACCCTACGGAACGGCATTGGTCTTCCATCCGGATCTTATCCACAACACGCCATTGGGCAAGCAGATCCATGACTATTCCTTCTTTTCATACAACATCAACGAAGCTTTACACCTGTCGGAGAAGGAACGAAAACTCATTATGGACTGCTTCTACAAGATCAGGTATGAATTGCAACAGTCGATCGACAGGCATAGTAAAACCCTCATCGCATCAAACATTGAATTGTTGTTGCGGTACTGCAACCGTTTTTACGACCGTCAATTCATAACGCGGGAAAACCTTAATAGAGGCACGCTTGAAAAGTTCGAAGCCTTACTGAACGGGTACTTCCAATCAGATAAGCCGCAGCGCATCGGGATTCCAACTGTTGCCTATTGCGCCAACGAGTTGAACCTTTCGGCCAATTATTTTGGCGATTTGATTAAAAAGGAAACAGGCACATCGGCGCAGGAATACATACAAACCAAAATCATCGATGTGGCCAAAACCCGCGTATTTGATATCGATAAATCCATAAGCCAGATCGCATATGAGTTAGGCTTTAAATATCCGCAGCACTTCACTCGTTTATTTAAACAGAAGGTGGGATTGACGCCAAATGAATACAAACGACTGAATTAAGCCACGCGGCATATGATCGAGAACTTTTCTTTCATCCTGGCGTTACTGGCGGCTATCGTGTTTGTAATCATGCTGGCCGATAAAATGCGAGTGGCGTATCCTATTCTATTGGTCATTAGCGGCCTGGCGATTAGCTTCATTCCGGATATCCCGTCCGTCAGGATAAAGCCCGAAATGCTCTTTGTGTTGTTTTTACCACCGCTTCTCTATGAAGCTGCGTGGGCCATTTCCTGGAAAGAGCTATGGCGATGGCGCCGGATTATCTTCAGCTTCGCCTTTGTGGTGGTGTTCTTTACTGCGGTTTGCGTTGCGTTGTTTGCCAACTTTATCATTCCCGGATTTTCACTTGCCCTCGGCTTTTTACTCGGAGGCATTGTGTCTCCGCCCGACGCCGTCAGCACTTCGGCTATTTTGAAGTTTGTAAAGGTGCCGCGAAGAATGGCGTCGGTTCTCGAGGGGGAGAGTTTGTTGAACGATGCATCTTCACTGATTGTTTTCCGGTTTGCGTTGGTGGCGGTCGCAACAGGGCAGTTCATATGGCAGGAGGCCTTACTTAGTTTTGGATGGATGATAGCCGGCGGTTTGGGCGTGGGACTTGCGATTGGATTCGTATTTATGCAACTGCACAGGCGCCTTCCCACAAATGCCAATATGGACATTGTTTTCACGTTCATCACGCCGTATCTGATATACATCGTGGCAGAGGAACTCCACTGCTCCGGTGTTATCGCAGTGGTGAGCGGCGGTTTGTTGCTGTCAACGAGACGCTACACAATCTTTTCCAGTGACGTTCGGCTGAAAGCGGTGAACGTATGGGAAAGTTTGTGCTTTCTGCTCAATGGCTGTATCTTCCTGCTCATCGGATTGGAATTACCCGAAATAACAAAGGGATTGGCCGTTGAAGGAGTGCCGCTACCTACCGCCATTTCGTATGGTGTGATTATCAGTTTCCTGCTCATTGCGATCCGGTTGGTGGCTTCGTATATGGCGGTGGTGGTAACATGGGTCGCGAAGCATTTCATCACCGTAGCCGATGCGAGAAATCCGGGATACCAGGCGCCGTTGGTTGTGGGATGGGCCGGAATGAGGGGTGTCGTTTCGTTGGCCGCTGCACTGTCAATCCCGATCAACCTGGCGGACGGAACGCTGTTTCCCCACCGGAATCTGATCCTTTTTATTACGTTCACGGTTATTTTGGTGACGTTAGTGGTACAGGGGCTGACACTGCCGTTGCTGATCCGGAAAGTAAAACTCACCGATCCTGATGAGGTCTATTCAAAAGACGATATCGCGTTGATGCTTAAAAAAGAACTCGCCCATCAGGCACTTGCCTTTCTGGATCGCCACTTTCCGGA
This genomic interval from Flavobacterium sp. HJ-32-4 contains the following:
- a CDS encoding aldo/keto reductase, coding for MKTRKLGASGLEVSAIGLGCMNLSFGTGPATDKQTGINLIRAAYEKGVTFFDTAELYGPFTNEILVGEAIAPFRKEVVVATKFGFAHENGQVTGTDSRPETIRRVVEQSLKRLNTDVIDILYQHRVDPNVPMEDVAGTVKDLIQEGKVKHLGLSEAGATSIRTAHAITPVAAVQNQYSLWAREPEKNVIPTCEELGIGFVPWAPLGTGFLTGKITPDTKFDSETDLRATFPRFTPDAIRANMPLIEMLTTIAQEKEISTVQLALAWLLAQKPFIVPIPGMDKMTYLNENMGAVDVEITKADLDRIDRELAQIDIQGARLNEGLLTLTEEQ
- a CDS encoding AraC family transcriptional regulator; protein product: MNFIHFKTIADYDQFNNNETLHPLVSIVDLSKAHPRRQYKMAFNVYCIVLKQVNCGDVKYGNSHYDYQEGTLVFFSPGQVVEVLNNDYYQPYGTALVFHPDLIHNTPLGKQIHDYSFFSYNINEALHLSEKERKLIMDCFYKIRYELQQSIDRHSKTLIASNIELLLRYCNRFYDRQFITRENLNRGTLEKFEALLNGYFQSDKPQRIGIPTVAYCANELNLSANYFGDLIKKETGTSAQEYIQTKIIDVAKTRVFDIDKSISQIAYELGFKYPQHFTRLFKQKVGLTPNEYKRLN
- a CDS encoding Na+/H+ antiporter, with product MIENFSFILALLAAIVFVIMLADKMRVAYPILLVISGLAISFIPDIPSVRIKPEMLFVLFLPPLLYEAAWAISWKELWRWRRIIFSFAFVVVFFTAVCVALFANFIIPGFSLALGFLLGGIVSPPDAVSTSAILKFVKVPRRMASVLEGESLLNDASSLIVFRFALVAVATGQFIWQEALLSFGWMIAGGLGVGLAIGFVFMQLHRRLPTNANMDIVFTFITPYLIYIVAEELHCSGVIAVVSGGLLLSTRRYTIFSSDVRLKAVNVWESLCFLLNGCIFLLIGLELPEITKGLAVEGVPLPTAISYGVIISFLLIAIRLVASYMAVVVTWVAKHFITVADARNPGYQAPLVVGWAGMRGVVSLAAALSIPINLADGTLFPHRNLILFITFTVILVTLVVQGLTLPLLIRKVKLTDPDEVYSKDDIALMLKKELAHQALAFLDRHFPEKRHSHAFFSQLADHYQLMKDAEEVRILDPESRRIYAQLLQYQRDWLLTKNRNKVFLDEALIREEIRFIDLEEEMMYRK